In Thermodesulfobacteriota bacterium, a single genomic region encodes these proteins:
- a CDS encoding CopG family antitoxin: MAGKIPQFKTDKEEAEFWDTHSAVDLLDEILEVEEPIELSDRLKGEIRKKSNRTKISIRVNPEHINLAKILAKSKGIPYQTLVQIWIVEGLKRELREELK; the protein is encoded by the coding sequence TTGGCTGGAAAAATTCCACAATTTAAGACTGATAAAGAGGAGGCTGAGTTTTGGGACACTCATTCGGCCGTTGATTTGTTGGATGAGATCCTAGAGGTAGAAGAACCCATTGAACTCTCAGACCGGCTCAAAGGAGAAATTCGCAAAAAGAGCAATAGAACCAAGATTTCCATAAGAGTTAACCCAGAGCACATAAACCTGGCTAAGATATTAGCAAAATCCAAGGGAATTCCGTATCAAACACTGGTACAGATATGGATAGTTGAGGGGTTAAAACGCGAGCTTAGGGAAGAGTTAAAATAA
- a CDS encoding CopG family transcriptional regulator, which yields MKRVSIYLDEDQINFLDRESERKDMSIAKYIRELVQREMAKEKERRKDPFWKIGEDEFSTGNKRGSIEHDKIIYRPKWVNT from the coding sequence ATGAAAAGGGTATCCATTTATCTTGACGAAGATCAAATTAACTTTCTAGACAGGGAGTCTGAGAGGAAAGACATGAGCATAGCTAAGTACATAAGGGAATTAGTGCAAAGAGAGATGGCCAAAGAAAAGGAACGGAGAAAAGATCCATTCTGGAAAATTGGAGAGGACGAATTCTCGACCGGCAATAAAAGAGGTTCGATAGAGCATGATAAAATCATATACCGTCCGAAATGGGTGAACACATAA